A genomic stretch from Pseudoliparis swirei isolate HS2019 ecotype Mariana Trench chromosome 18, NWPU_hadal_v1, whole genome shotgun sequence includes:
- the LOC130208535 gene encoding keratin, type II cytoskeletal 8-like encodes MRKSYSVSGGSSIRRSNAPSSYSVQRTSYGSGGGGFASGGFSSSSGFGGSGGFGSGMSSMGGSYGFSSSQGGGCIPPQITAVQVNQSLLAPLNLTIDPSIQVVRTQEKEQIKTLNNRFASFIDKVRFLEQQNKMLETKWSLLQDQTTTHSNIDAMFEAYISNLRRQLDGLGNEKVKMEGELRNMQGHVEDFMRKYEDEINKRAGAENEFVLLKKDVDAAYMNKVELEAKADGLQDEINFLRAVYEAELRELQGQIKDTSVIVEMDNSRSLDMDSVVAEVRAQYEDIANRSKAEAETWYKQKYDEIQSSAGQYGEDIRSTKTEISELNRMISRLQNEIESVKGQRASLEAQIAEAEERGELAVKDAKLRIRDLEDALQRSKHDMARQVREYQELMNIKLALDIEIATYRKLLEGEESRLTSGGSTATIHVQQTSAGGGLSSSSSGGGFGYGGGSSGGYGGGSMSGGYGGTITKSTVSSTSSRRVY; translated from the exons ATGAGGAAGTCATACTCAGTCTCTGGCGGCAGCAGCATCAGGAGGTCCAATGCACCGAGCAGCTACTCCGTCCAAAGAACCAGTTATGGTTCCGGTGGTGGTGGTTTTGCTTCCGGTGGTTTCAGTAGTTCCAGCGGTTTTGGTGGTTCCGGTGGTTTTGGTTCTGGTATGTCTTCAATGGGTGGTAGTTATGGCTTTTCCTCAAGCCAAGGAGGCGGCTGCATTCCCCCACAGATCACCGCTGTCCAAGTTAACCAGAGCCTGCTGGCCCCCCTGAACCTGACTATCGACCCATCCATCCAGGTGGTCCGTACCCAGGAGAAAGAGCAAATCAAGACCCTCAACAACCGCTTCGCCTCCTTCATCGACAAG GTCCGTTTCCTGGAGCAGCAGAATAAGATGCTGGAGACCAAATGGAGCCTCCTGCAGGACCAGACCACAACCCACTCCAACATCGATGCCATGTTCGAAGCCTACATTTCCAACCTGCGCAGACAGCTGGACGGGCTCGGCAACGAGAAGGtcaagatggagggagagcTGAGGAACATGCAGGGCCATGTTGAGGACTTCATGAGGAA GTATGAAGATGAAATCAACAAACGTGCAGGTGCAGAGAATGAATTTGTGCTCCTGAAGAAG GATGTTGATGCTGCTTACATGAacaaggtggagctggaggccaAAGCTGACGGTCTTCAGGATGAGATCAACTTCCTCAGGGCCGTCTATGAGGCT GAGCTCCGTGAGCTGCAGGGCCAGATCAAGGACACCTCCGTCATCGTGGAGATGGACAACAGCCGTAGCCTGGACATGGACTCCGTTGTGGCTGAAGTGCGTGCTCAGTATGAGGACATCGCCAACCGCAGCAAGGCGGAAGCAGAGACCTGGTACAAACAGAAG TATGATGAGATACAGAGCTCTGCCGGACAGTATGGGGAGGACATCCGATCTACCAAGACTGAGATCTCTGAGCTGAACCGCATGATCTCCCGTCTTCAGAACGAGATTGAGTCTGTCAAGGGACAG AGGGCCAGCCTTGAGGCCCAGATCGCAGAGGCTGAGGAGCGTGGTGAGCTGGCAGTGAAGGACGCCAAGCTCCGCATCCGGGACCTGGAGGACGCTCTGCAGAGATCCAAGCATGACATGGCCCGCCAGGTGCGCGAGTACCAGGAGCTGATGAACATCAAGCTGGCCCTGGACATCGAAATTGCGACCTACAGGAAACTgctggaaggagaggagagcag ACTGACCAGCGGAGGTTCAACCGCCACCATCCACGTGCAGCAGACCTCTGCAGGCGGTG gattatccagctccagctccggcGGTGGATTCGGATACGGCGGCGGAAGCAGCGGCGGCTACGGCGGCGGCAGCATGTCTGGTGGTTATGGTGGAACCATTACCAAGTCCACAGTCTCATCAACCAGTTCCAGGAGAGTCTATTAA